One window of Legionella pneumophila subsp. pneumophila str. Philadelphia 1 genomic DNA carries:
- the lem4 gene encoding Dot/Icm T4SS effector Lem4/SmdA, whose translation MTTSVSFDETSKRNEGRVKNIVYLDFDGTITGAHGKEVISSPLCEALSTKATFDERMRYKNEYDASDNKIKITENAKNFLQDVNKLHPQVKIVIISRNHENYIKALLEFENIDHRNIIIYPRGVGNTIGPGEDKYKAVVSHEEKPECLPGFRLICDDDEVDGEEMCNGLIHTGRSQLVKFHNEKPGQFKWGEYFKEILTNCDIAVKEYLNGKIGSRFHLFTAKVDEKTGDQSFKDRYSQVKGDILKRAIINNLKNDIEKIDNLDDLKDFIKKFKQSSEYMTLSKAQGLFTKVTGIKTDSQRAVEEIFSKALKDLQSPKLAMR comes from the coding sequence ATGACTACGTCGGTGTCTTTTGATGAAACTTCAAAAAGAAATGAAGGTAGGGTAAAGAACATCGTTTATCTGGATTTCGATGGAACAATAACTGGTGCACATGGCAAAGAAGTGATTAGTTCCCCCCTGTGTGAAGCTTTGAGTACTAAAGCGACTTTTGATGAAAGGATGCGCTATAAAAATGAGTATGATGCATCTGACAATAAGATTAAAATAACAGAAAATGCCAAGAATTTTCTACAAGATGTCAATAAATTACATCCACAGGTAAAAATTGTAATAATCAGCCGTAATCATGAAAATTATATTAAAGCTCTTTTAGAATTCGAAAATATTGATCATCGAAATATTATTATTTATCCTCGCGGCGTAGGAAATACAATAGGGCCAGGGGAAGACAAGTACAAAGCAGTGGTATCACACGAAGAAAAACCTGAATGTTTACCAGGATTTCGTTTGATTTGTGATGATGACGAGGTAGATGGGGAGGAGATGTGTAATGGGCTTATACATACTGGACGCTCCCAACTTGTAAAATTCCATAACGAAAAGCCAGGCCAATTTAAATGGGGTGAATATTTTAAGGAAATATTAACTAATTGCGATATTGCTGTAAAAGAATACCTGAACGGAAAAATAGGTTCACGCTTCCATCTTTTTACAGCAAAGGTAGATGAAAAAACAGGTGACCAATCTTTTAAAGATAGATACAGTCAAGTAAAAGGAGATATATTAAAACGCGCAATAATTAATAATTTAAAAAATGATATAGAAAAAATAGATAATTTAGATGATTTAAAAGACTTTATAAAGAAATTTAAACAAAGCTCCGAATATATGACCCTTAGCAAAGCCCAAGGGTTATTTACTAAAGTTACTGGCATAAAAACTGATTCGCAACGGGCAGTAGAAGAGATTTTTAGCAAGGCACTCAAAGATTTACAATCACCCAAGCTTGCAATGAGGTAG
- a CDS encoding alpha/beta hydrolase family protein encodes MVMKTMRLFKGILFTFCGIIFCFNSHAALEHEKLVNYIALGEFSRETAEIALKKMPPLDTLTVHYDLQLYKINYKTQSPDGNLTIASGLVAMPIHPVGQVGIISYQHGTRFERNDVPSRNNEKNYIYLAAYGNSAGYMTVMPDYLGLGDNELTLHPYVQAETLASSSIDMLFAAKELANRLHYPISDKLYLAGYSEGGFSTIVMFEMLAKEYPDLPVSAVAPGSAPYGWEETMHFVMLEPGPRATAYLAYFFYSLQTYKSYWSGFDEIFAPPYNTLIPELMDGYHAVDEILQALPQDPLLIFQPKFSNGIISKTDRNTEILKINFNHYDFKPTAPLLLVGTKGDRDVPYAGAEMAYHSFRKYSDFVWIKSVSDALDHVQAHPFVLKEQVDFFKQFERQEAMNK; translated from the coding sequence ATGGTTATGAAAACGATGCGTTTATTCAAAGGGATTCTTTTTACATTTTGCGGGATTATTTTTTGCTTTAATTCCCATGCTGCTCTGGAGCATGAGAAGCTGGTTAATTATATTGCTTTGGGTGAATTTTCCAGGGAAACAGCAGAAATCGCTTTAAAAAAAATGCCGCCATTAGACACCCTTACAGTACATTATGATCTGCAATTATATAAAATTAATTATAAAACCCAGTCACCAGATGGAAATCTGACTATTGCCTCAGGATTAGTTGCAATGCCAATTCATCCTGTGGGGCAAGTGGGAATTATTAGCTATCAGCATGGCACCCGATTTGAACGCAATGATGTACCTTCCAGAAATAATGAAAAAAACTATATATACCTTGCTGCCTATGGTAATAGTGCAGGTTATATGACGGTGATGCCAGATTATCTTGGTCTGGGAGATAATGAATTAACACTCCACCCTTATGTTCAGGCAGAAACTCTTGCCAGCAGTAGCATTGATATGTTGTTTGCTGCTAAGGAGTTAGCCAACAGGCTTCATTACCCAATAAGCGATAAATTATATCTGGCAGGTTATTCAGAAGGCGGATTCTCAACTATTGTAATGTTTGAAATGCTGGCAAAAGAGTATCCTGATTTACCTGTCTCTGCGGTTGCCCCAGGTTCAGCTCCTTATGGCTGGGAAGAAACCATGCATTTTGTGATGTTGGAACCAGGACCTCGTGCTACAGCCTATTTGGCCTATTTCTTTTATTCTCTGCAAACTTATAAGAGTTATTGGTCTGGTTTTGACGAAATTTTTGCTCCTCCTTACAATACTCTTATCCCGGAATTGATGGATGGATATCATGCTGTTGACGAAATTCTTCAAGCCTTACCACAAGATCCGCTGCTTATTTTTCAGCCAAAATTCTCTAATGGAATTATTAGTAAGACAGATAGAAATACCGAGATTTTAAAAATTAATTTTAACCACTATGATTTTAAACCTACAGCTCCTTTGTTATTGGTTGGCACTAAAGGTGATCGTGATGTACCTTATGCAGGAGCTGAAATGGCATATCATTCCTTTAGGAAATATAGTGATTTTGTGTGGATAAAATCCGTCAGTGACGCATTGGATCATGTGCAAGCTCATCCCTTTGTACTCAAAGAACAGGTGGATTTTTTTAAACAATTTGAGCGTCAAGAAGCAATGAATAAATAA
- a CDS encoding phosphotransferase translates to MNQKQIKNELALKWALEHLALNDEFKIIDQQKIIETAYSTVHRITSSESNVYYLKQTPEMLYLEPQTLTYIKEQRCHNIPQIIAENKHLNCFLMLSCGDETLRNLFKENIDLEMLKAGILNYTKIQRLVENQLPQLMELGLPDWRLEKFSSLYDQLIQQEELLSSDGLSKNEITLLNKAHEICFNLCESLSKYQIPETINHCDFHENNMILNQKTGNVSIIDWGETVITHPFFSLNGCLWNITFFYPIKQSDKIYEILQRQCITPWLGLHDETDLLNALKIANQLNGVFAALSYKRIYDATMDQSQTVQQEHPGSIAGCLRSFINHFHLA, encoded by the coding sequence GTGAATCAAAAGCAAATAAAAAATGAACTCGCCTTAAAATGGGCTCTTGAGCATCTGGCATTAAACGATGAATTTAAAATCATTGATCAACAGAAAATTATTGAAACCGCTTATTCAACAGTGCATAGAATCACCTCTTCCGAAAGCAACGTTTATTATCTGAAGCAAACACCGGAAATGTTGTACCTGGAACCCCAAACATTAACCTATATTAAGGAACAACGATGTCACAACATTCCCCAAATCATTGCAGAAAATAAACACTTAAATTGCTTTTTGATGCTGTCTTGTGGCGATGAAACTTTACGGAATCTGTTTAAAGAAAATATTGATTTGGAAATGCTTAAAGCAGGTATTCTTAATTACACTAAAATTCAACGGTTAGTAGAGAATCAACTCCCACAACTTATGGAATTGGGTCTTCCTGATTGGCGGCTTGAAAAATTTTCATCACTATATGACCAACTGATACAACAAGAAGAGCTTTTATCAAGTGATGGACTATCAAAAAATGAGATTACCCTCCTGAACAAAGCACACGAAATTTGCTTTAATTTATGTGAATCACTCTCCAAATACCAAATTCCAGAAACAATTAATCATTGTGATTTTCATGAAAATAACATGATTCTCAATCAAAAGACGGGAAATGTAAGCATCATTGACTGGGGAGAAACCGTTATCACTCATCCATTTTTTTCTCTGAATGGCTGTTTGTGGAACATAACTTTCTTTTACCCAATAAAACAGTCCGACAAAATATATGAAATATTGCAACGGCAATGTATTACTCCTTGGTTGGGCCTGCATGACGAAACTGATTTATTAAATGCGCTAAAAATTGCTAACCAACTCAATGGGGTTTTTGCTGCATTAAGTTATAAGCGAATTTATGACGCAACTATGGATCAATCTCAAACAGTTCAACAAGAACACCCTGGTTCTATAGCCGGCTGCCTAAGATCATTCATAAACCATTTTCATTTAGCTTGA
- the msrB gene encoding peptide-methionine (R)-S-oxide reductase MsrB: MTKLISVVFYLFIIPNVMAYTPQFNKSEQLKKLTPLQYQVTQNGATEKSFDNAYWNNKEEGIYVDIVSGEPLFSSNDKYDSGTGWPSFTKPIDTSYLVFHTDRSYFFIVRTEVRSKYANSHLGHVFKDGPEPTGLRYCMNSAALKFIPKKEMEQAGYGEYLYLFNKK, translated from the coding sequence ATGACAAAACTAATCAGCGTTGTATTTTATCTGTTTATAATTCCAAACGTGATGGCCTATACCCCTCAATTTAACAAATCAGAGCAGCTTAAGAAGCTGACTCCATTGCAATATCAGGTAACCCAAAATGGAGCAACGGAAAAATCATTTGATAATGCATACTGGAACAATAAAGAGGAAGGTATTTATGTTGATATAGTATCAGGAGAACCTTTGTTTAGTTCTAATGATAAATACGATTCAGGAACGGGTTGGCCCAGTTTTACAAAGCCAATCGATACATCCTATTTGGTTTTCCATACTGACAGAAGCTATTTTTTTATTGTGCGTACTGAAGTTCGCTCTAAATACGCTAACTCTCATTTAGGCCATGTCTTTAAAGACGGGCCAGAACCAACCGGGTTGCGATATTGCATGAATTCAGCTGCCTTGAAATTTATTCCAAAAAAAGAAATGGAACAAGCTGGGTATGGAGAGTACCTTTATCTGTTCAATAAAAAATAA
- a CDS encoding lpg1106 family Dot/Icm T4SS effector, translating to MRNNKMGEKIPSFFHPDNKAASHQILVDDPLIIKDSELLDLLNASIEKDEKYHLLISCIRSHSPKYLNQRIMVKSHITIEGDERTPPHWTPLATKREYGYPTDGDQNNELTTTLANIIATNELNFSSAQMVALFRELMIKGVDFTAMDQSPYLNLIHPKSGNNPLKSLIAASLGDPEIIHLLHDFMSYIENIVPRDKQLLIINNQDNFEFEAMQPAEFLLRLGHEDLALRLYRMGAQPTVQAFRLACSSYGTTIYYEEAMECIQFMMNSVELSETDLVEGKNSLQKASPGQYNEMLTRILRSLQEDSKLDTGHSSLYEMIQKDYIENYQDKRFISFRDFCQKEAKIDHPLIQKYALLRIKQENVGNGYFSDYYRTESRHLSENKWAFLNKNQRASQLLINLINAIDLGLIDMELGSLSITSAKL from the coding sequence ATGCGAAATAATAAAATGGGAGAAAAGATTCCAAGTTTTTTTCATCCTGATAATAAGGCCGCCTCACATCAAATATTGGTAGACGACCCGTTAATCATTAAAGATAGCGAATTGTTAGACCTGTTAAACGCATCAATTGAAAAAGACGAGAAATATCACCTCCTAATATCCTGCATTCGCAGTCACAGTCCCAAATATTTAAATCAAAGAATTATGGTTAAAAGCCATATAACAATCGAAGGTGATGAGCGTACCCCCCCTCACTGGACACCTTTAGCAACAAAAAGAGAATACGGTTATCCAACCGATGGGGATCAAAATAACGAATTGACAACAACACTGGCAAATATCATTGCTACCAATGAATTAAATTTTTCTTCTGCTCAAATGGTTGCCTTGTTTAGAGAGTTAATGATAAAGGGAGTTGATTTTACCGCCATGGATCAATCCCCCTACCTCAATTTAATACATCCAAAATCTGGCAACAACCCTCTCAAAAGCTTGATAGCAGCCAGTTTGGGGGATCCTGAAATTATCCACTTACTGCATGACTTCATGAGTTATATTGAAAATATAGTTCCTCGCGATAAACAATTATTGATTATCAATAATCAAGATAATTTTGAATTCGAGGCGATGCAGCCGGCTGAATTTTTATTAAGGCTAGGCCATGAAGATTTGGCTTTACGCTTATACAGAATGGGAGCTCAACCGACTGTACAAGCATTCCGACTGGCTTGCTCCAGTTATGGCACCACTATTTACTACGAAGAAGCAATGGAATGCATTCAATTCATGATGAATTCTGTTGAGTTGAGTGAAACGGATTTAGTTGAAGGAAAAAATTCCCTGCAAAAAGCAAGTCCGGGACAATACAACGAGATGCTGACAAGAATATTACGTTCCCTGCAGGAGGATTCGAAACTTGATACTGGACATTCTTCTCTCTATGAAATGATACAGAAAGACTACATAGAAAATTATCAGGATAAGAGGTTCATTTCATTTCGTGATTTTTGTCAGAAAGAAGCGAAAATTGATCATCCGCTGATTCAAAAATATGCTCTTTTACGCATCAAGCAAGAAAACGTAGGTAATGGTTATTTCTCAGATTACTACCGCACAGAATCCAGACATTTGTCTGAGAATAAATGGGCTTTCCTCAATAAGAATCAAAGAGCCAGTCAATTGCTGATAAATCTCATTAATGCAATTGACCTTGGATTAATTGACATGGAACTTGGATCATTAAGTATAACCTCGGCCAAACTATAA
- a CDS encoding EamA family transporter has protein sequence MNFSAWYFPSLAALILYGAWGYWGTRASDFINPLSITFYSSIGVLISGIIALILLGFKPELSVKGSTYGLLNGLANGIACIFFILALRNGPTMPVVLVTSMYPMITLIFCMIFLKQELSLKQGLGMVFALTALILFSTE, from the coding sequence ATGAATTTTAGCGCTTGGTACTTTCCATCTTTGGCCGCATTAATTCTGTATGGCGCTTGGGGGTATTGGGGAACAAGAGCCTCAGATTTCATTAATCCCCTGTCTATTACTTTTTATTCAAGTATAGGAGTTTTAATTTCCGGGATTATTGCTTTGATTTTATTGGGTTTCAAGCCTGAACTTTCTGTCAAAGGGAGTACTTACGGTTTGCTAAATGGTTTGGCTAATGGAATTGCCTGTATTTTTTTTATTTTGGCATTACGTAATGGCCCCACCATGCCGGTAGTTTTGGTCACCTCTATGTATCCCATGATTACTTTAATATTCTGCATGATTTTTCTCAAACAAGAATTAAGTTTAAAACAAGGATTAGGTATGGTTTTCGCACTGACTGCCTTAATTTTATTTTCAACTGAATGA
- the ravL gene encoding Dot/Icm type IV secretion system effector RavL: MLKRVLNTAKAKQPISTTGIFAHTYYWLTSPAGDQSYQNPNYKNEEDNNTGTAIYFIHGTADQPAAFKRVAERLIDTGLPDEICSLNLLAFDQRYQGKSIKFFAEQLKNKIKVNQHQRVILMAHSRGGLVASYFAEFLAKEASIDVPLVITMGTPFNGSYLAVKPLSWFSDSIREMEINSEFLAQLKQEIVEHSVSAYHFFIAKEDAIVPGESGYIKDYVDKYPESLHILDRHGHLSIMSSHRLVSHISSLLHDYIDDYQNDTEEVKISKLGELTLIEDYYPVKSEPDSLFNP, encoded by the coding sequence ATGTTGAAGCGCGTTCTTAATACTGCAAAAGCCAAACAACCCATTTCCACCACGGGTATATTTGCTCATACTTATTATTGGTTAACTTCTCCTGCTGGCGATCAATCCTATCAAAATCCTAATTACAAAAACGAAGAAGACAACAACACAGGGACGGCAATCTATTTTATCCATGGTACAGCTGATCAACCAGCGGCATTTAAGCGTGTTGCTGAACGTTTGATCGATACCGGTCTTCCTGATGAAATTTGCTCTCTGAATTTACTAGCCTTTGATCAGCGTTACCAGGGAAAAAGTATCAAATTTTTTGCTGAACAACTCAAAAATAAAATAAAAGTTAATCAGCATCAGCGAGTCATTTTAATGGCGCACTCCAGAGGAGGGCTAGTTGCTTCTTATTTTGCAGAGTTTTTAGCAAAAGAAGCCTCCATTGATGTACCGTTAGTAATTACAATGGGCACCCCGTTTAATGGTTCTTACCTTGCTGTAAAACCATTGTCATGGTTTTCTGATTCTATTAGAGAAATGGAGATTAATAGTGAATTTCTTGCACAACTTAAACAAGAGATAGTAGAACACTCCGTTAGTGCGTACCATTTTTTTATTGCAAAAGAAGATGCGATTGTACCTGGAGAATCAGGGTATATAAAAGACTACGTTGATAAGTACCCAGAGTCGCTACATATTTTAGATCGCCACGGTCACCTTTCCATCATGTCTTCTCATCGTTTGGTATCACATATTTCCAGTTTACTCCATGATTATATTGATGATTATCAAAATGATACAGAAGAAGTAAAAATTTCTAAATTAGGAGAACTCACTCTAATTGAAGATTATTATCCCGTAAAATCTGAACCAGATTCCCTTTTCAATCCATAA
- the ravM gene encoding Dot/Icm T4SS effector RavM, with the protein MKYFLKLSRQHSSNQKKRTQPAQFEDHHLRIRQPQYAPITIDLVGSVRFIFTFSLFCFRAIAGLLTGAISRKNLFDFVFNRTKTGLTGSIEIITVRRRLTKATQKIQEITPQKSLLERESEEPSISTNTKPTIKPNTTHKQNVFFTKSEEKSETKQFKAVESHDFNNSEELMAFMAKINELIAQDEAMASPKDENESSSTVGEEYIEKLIEIMKNSELLKHEFWSRLDQMTYKDIQLFVSKLSPTKEKGKFGSSDLDYLWRYFNGFEFEPSKRENRKDKFAVMLEALSEEQLKASFDSSDFLSLLNKDYYIETAANTLKRKQLALFASDSKRHDILNLMIKKLKPSAYLLGKLASVMPYATTKIKIALIDQIAHLPHSASFKIELAKLAEHHIGMNTQTYIKRYQSLPALPSNTTHSKPPLSKWASVPAVSKPIYTNIPVAKEDWTDEAFEAFLRELNATTYLINEKKIIDDLNSLPDHRIKMIIEKASSPDYKDMLKHFWMIESKTINHRSFIENRKNRLKIILENLSESQLKSSIKDNKFWDIFRNTQEPYCKMAAKVLSPRQFEIIISNATLERHADFAVIITQIKKDSSADKERLQQIIEAIIPHTTPWFALALERQIKGLLTSDKSLFEKFSTDLKKYLSKSLERPEVSLKYRRDRDLNRRAISHLLTEPLENSYKASFSL; encoded by the coding sequence ATGAAATATTTTTTAAAACTGTCTCGCCAACATTCCTCAAATCAAAAAAAAAGAACCCAGCCTGCTCAATTTGAAGATCACCATTTAAGAATTCGTCAACCTCAATATGCCCCTATCACTATTGACTTGGTTGGTAGCGTAAGGTTTATCTTTACCTTTTCGTTATTTTGTTTTAGAGCGATTGCTGGTTTACTTACTGGTGCGATTTCTCGAAAAAATCTTTTTGATTTTGTATTTAATAGAACGAAAACTGGCCTTACAGGTTCAATTGAAATCATTACAGTCAGAAGAAGATTAACAAAAGCGACCCAGAAGATACAAGAAATAACTCCCCAAAAATCATTATTAGAAAGAGAATCAGAAGAACCGTCTATTTCAACCAACACGAAACCAACTATCAAACCCAATACTACTCATAAGCAGAATGTATTTTTCACAAAATCTGAAGAGAAATCAGAAACAAAACAATTTAAAGCTGTTGAATCCCATGATTTCAACAATTCTGAAGAACTTATGGCTTTTATGGCAAAAATCAATGAGCTCATAGCACAAGACGAGGCAATGGCTAGCCCAAAAGATGAGAATGAGAGCTCATCTACGGTAGGGGAAGAATATATTGAAAAATTAATTGAGATAATGAAAAACTCAGAATTATTAAAACATGAATTTTGGAGTAGACTGGACCAGATGACTTATAAAGACATTCAATTATTTGTCAGTAAACTTAGTCCAACTAAAGAAAAAGGGAAATTTGGCTCAAGTGACCTGGATTATTTATGGCGTTATTTTAATGGTTTTGAATTTGAGCCTTCAAAAAGAGAAAATAGAAAAGATAAGTTTGCAGTGATGCTTGAAGCCCTTTCAGAAGAACAGTTAAAGGCTTCTTTTGATTCGTCTGATTTTTTAAGCCTTTTAAATAAAGACTACTACATTGAGACTGCAGCTAACACATTAAAACGTAAACAATTGGCATTGTTTGCTTCAGATAGCAAAAGACATGACATTCTGAATTTAATGATAAAAAAACTGAAACCAAGCGCTTATTTGTTAGGCAAACTTGCTTCTGTTATGCCTTATGCCACTACAAAAATTAAAATAGCCCTGATCGATCAGATTGCCCATTTACCTCATTCCGCTTCTTTTAAGATTGAACTTGCGAAATTAGCTGAACACCATATTGGTATGAATACTCAAACCTATATAAAACGTTACCAGTCCCTACCTGCCCTCCCATCCAATACAACCCACAGCAAACCACCCCTTTCAAAATGGGCTTCTGTACCTGCTGTCTCCAAACCAATATATACCAATATCCCTGTAGCAAAAGAAGATTGGACCGATGAAGCCTTTGAGGCATTCCTGCGTGAACTGAATGCAACAACCTACCTCATCAATGAGAAAAAAATAATTGATGATTTAAACAGCTTACCAGATCACAGAATTAAAATGATTATAGAAAAAGCCTCTTCACCCGATTATAAGGATATGCTGAAACACTTTTGGATGATTGAATCCAAGACAATAAATCATAGATCTTTCATAGAGAACAGAAAAAATCGCCTGAAAATTATTTTAGAAAATTTATCGGAATCTCAATTAAAAAGTTCCATAAAAGACAACAAGTTTTGGGATATTTTTAGAAACACTCAAGAACCTTATTGTAAAATGGCTGCCAAAGTATTATCCCCCAGACAATTTGAAATAATCATTTCTAATGCCACTCTCGAAAGACATGCCGACTTTGCAGTAATCATTACTCAAATTAAGAAAGACAGCAGCGCTGACAAAGAAAGACTGCAACAAATTATAGAAGCAATCATTCCCCACACTACTCCATGGTTTGCCTTAGCTTTAGAACGCCAAATAAAAGGTTTATTGACAAGTGATAAATCCTTGTTCGAGAAATTTAGCACTGATTTAAAAAAATACCTCAGTAAATCGCTGGAAAGACCCGAAGTTAGTTTAAAATACAGAAGAGACAGAGATCTAAATCGACGTGCTATTTCTCATCTCCTGACAGAACCACTTGAAAACTCTTACAAAGCGTCCTTTAGTCTTTAA
- the lem5 gene encoding Dot/Icm T4SS effector Lem5, with translation MVRFFKDREIEIKDSAGEYYKKLCNALKTTMSVCIASTSALVINELSAKINKDRMTQYEENSSIAIHGIGEIRVFLLRIFKHLEDNKIDFLDGRAAIKNTMSKGMAGNCEHQAFYLAALLRQQNIPALIYDIEDINHTVVISENYLLDPWIGEIYMLAHTDLRPFYGSSLNMKASWLNRLLSNKKFSYPDELTLQTLKEYFVQLEDQNKIGLNILDNKIGIGHQIPCELSY, from the coding sequence ATGGTCAGATTTTTCAAAGACAGGGAAATTGAAATCAAAGATTCAGCAGGTGAGTATTACAAAAAACTATGTAATGCTCTGAAAACAACTATGTCAGTGTGCATCGCCAGCACTTCTGCATTAGTTATTAATGAACTAAGCGCAAAAATCAATAAAGATAGAATGACTCAATATGAGGAAAATAGCTCTATCGCTATTCATGGTATCGGTGAGATAAGAGTTTTCCTGCTCAGGATATTTAAACATCTTGAGGACAACAAGATTGATTTTCTGGATGGGAGGGCGGCAATAAAAAATACCATGTCAAAGGGGATGGCAGGAAATTGTGAACACCAGGCTTTTTATCTTGCTGCATTGCTGAGACAACAAAATATACCTGCGCTTATTTATGATATTGAAGACATTAATCATACTGTAGTTATCTCTGAAAATTATCTCCTTGATCCATGGATAGGTGAGATTTATATGCTTGCCCATACGGATCTCAGACCGTTTTACGGGTCGTCACTAAATATGAAAGCTTCATGGCTAAATCGATTATTAAGTAATAAAAAGTTCAGCTACCCTGATGAACTCACTCTCCAAACATTAAAAGAATATTTTGTACAACTAGAAGATCAAAACAAAATCGGACTTAACATTTTAGATAATAAAATAGGTATAGGCCATCAAATACCTTGCGAGCTATCTTATTAA
- the ravN gene encoding Dot/Icm T4SS effector RavN encodes MPTYFDPIMQEDTVLDENTIVYLVKIGDNKFSIKAISSGLEHLPSDPTTHAEKYWPIPAKSLIDHSSNKLLFEEDKLTNQPISKDQVIELFAVDPDKTEPKQFSDSVKRELTENWAREVLQDQFAHAGQNPHFFFYQPLFIHGHHGDNPAQQQDNAIPIPLPLLMFSLIPPMNNNNQQQMTLLFFNILLVPENQGHEPEQENTGEHTHGHSH; translated from the coding sequence ATGCCAACTTATTTTGATCCTATTATGCAAGAAGATACTGTACTGGATGAAAACACGATCGTTTACTTAGTTAAGATTGGTGATAATAAATTCAGTATTAAAGCAATTTCATCAGGATTGGAGCACCTCCCCAGTGATCCAACTACTCACGCGGAGAAATATTGGCCTATTCCTGCCAAATCATTGATTGATCATTCAAGTAACAAGCTCCTTTTTGAAGAGGATAAGTTAACGAATCAACCCATAAGCAAAGATCAGGTAATAGAACTATTTGCAGTTGATCCCGATAAGACTGAACCCAAGCAATTTAGTGACTCCGTTAAGAGAGAGTTAACTGAAAACTGGGCACGAGAGGTACTACAGGATCAATTTGCTCATGCAGGGCAAAACCCTCATTTCTTTTTTTATCAACCCCTATTCATCCATGGGCATCATGGAGATAACCCTGCTCAACAACAGGATAATGCAATACCAATTCCTCTCCCACTCCTGATGTTTTCCTTGATACCACCCATGAATAATAATAACCAACAACAAATGACATTATTATTTTTTAACATACTCCTGGTACCTGAGAATCAAGGCCATGAACCTGAGCAGGAAAATACAGGCGAGCATACTCATGGACACTCACATTAA